From Podospora bellae-mahoneyi strain CBS 112042 chromosome 3, whole genome shotgun sequence, the proteins below share one genomic window:
- a CDS encoding hypothetical protein (EggNog:ENOG503P7T8), with protein MGDIYISNGTCYGSAGNELDRSFIPCGNAAFGPVTCCGAGDVCLSNNACFGVHGTPGSYGADLTYLAGCTDESYRDGSCPDKYGIDQPWIALTVCDDSGGDWAPCPQEGSPTTLQNGAYCSCTDAASTTVAINNSPRLADIARLPQTTGGTVSFFPGNEPTNTSPPAQTTGEGNGGGSSNTSSSPIPSETGSPGSDSGTGSDSGSDPTGGGGGSSSSGGGLNSGAKIGIGIGAAIGGLILIATLLTLWHYNRKNRRSASGVAGIEEGGEKPKKAFAPVPSPRASEADSNPVSEADGKAVTRPWSMRSELEGNNTAAAAAGKKGPTANGNQKVNTDGAARPGVGELDGREVQEFPPHHDLSPVAELPGSEVWAQAPGGGRGRV; from the exons ATGGGCGACATTTACATCAGCAACGGAACCTGCTACGGATCCGCAGGCAACGAGCTCGACAGAAGCTTCATCCCGTGCGGAAATGCCGCCTTTGGACCAGTGACGTGCTGCGGAGCGGGAGATGTCTGTCTCAGCAACAACGCTTGCTTCGGCGTCCACGGCACGCCAGGATCATACGGAGCAGACCTGACCTATCTCGCCGGGTGCACCGACGAATCATACAGAGATGGGAGCTGTCCTGACAAGTATGGTATCGACCAGCCGTGGATCGCTTTGACGGTTTGCGATGACAGCGGTGGTGATTGGGCTCCGTGTCCTCAGGAGGGAAGCCCGACTACGCTGCAGAATGGTGCTTATTGCAGCTGTACTGATGCTGCGTCGACGACTGTCGCCATCAACAATTCGCCACGGCTGGCGGATATTGCTAGGTTGCCGCAGACGACTGGGGGGACTGTTTCATTCTTTCCGGGGAATGAGCCGACAAATACATCTCCTCCGGCTCAAACGACCGGTGAGGGGAATGGTGGAG GATCATCAaataccagcagcagcccgaTACCATCAGAGACAGGCTCGCCAGGCTCAGACTCGGGAACGGGCTCGGACTCTGGCTCGGACCCaaccggtggtggtggcgggagcTCTTCTTCAGGCGGCGGCCTGAACTCTGGCGCCAAGATCGGCATTGGCATAGGAGCTGCCATAGGAGGGCTCATACTGATTGCTACTCTGCTCACCCTCTGGCACTACAACCGGAAGAACCGCCGATCTGCCTCTGGTGTCGCCGGTATTGAAGAAGGCGGGGAAAAGCCAAAAAAGGCATTCGCGCCTGTCCCGTCCCCTCGCGCATCCGAAGCTGACTCCAACCCTGTCTCGGAAGCGGACGGAAAAGCGGTGACACGGCCCTGGAGCATGAGAAGTGAGCTTGAAGGGAATaatactgctgctgccgcggcAGGGAAGAAAGGGCCAACGGCGAATGGAAATCAAAAGGTTAATACTGATGGGGCAGCACGtccgggggtgggggagctAGATGGGAGAGAGGTGCAGGAGTTTCCACCGCACCACGATCTGAGTCCGGTGGCAGAGCTTCCTGGGAGCGAGGTGTGGGCCCAGGCcccgggaggggggagggggagggtaTGA
- a CDS encoding hypothetical protein (EggNog:ENOG503P635) has translation MKFLTPLVLAMAAFTTAMPAAENPAVPAIAARQNQNRPVPRGTCCVANTSLKQDSCFAANGQPGRCVPGGNNCGSRLSCVANSQLTCTNNIIERGKNLCRARAGNGRLFDGARLINNLNQATVN, from the exons ATGAAgttcctcacccccctcgtcctcgccatgGCAGCCTTCACAACCGCCATGCCCGCGGCTGAGAACCCCGCCGtccccgccatcgccgcccgcCAGAACCAGAACCGCCCTGTCCCCCGCGGCACCTGCTGCGTGGCCAACACATCCCTCAAGCAGGACTCATGCTTCGCCGCCAACGGCCAGCCCGGCCGCTGCGTCCCCGGTGGTAACAACT GCGGCTCCAGACTCAGCTGCGTAGCCAACAGCCAGCTGACCtgcaccaacaacatcatcgagCGTGGCAAGAACCTCTGCCGCGCCCGGGCCGGCAACGGCCGCTTATTTGATGGCGCGAGGTTGATCAACAACTTGAACCAGGCCACCGTCAActaa
- a CDS encoding hypothetical protein (EggNog:ENOG503P5SA) translates to MDFLNKVTGGNNASQPADHSNNPTTTNPTDQSSSSSGGLMDKFNSLAGGGKESEKKEDPLDKGVDLFQQHVLGQGDQSNESAIEQAKDEQISDFIRDQYKKNTGKDFPVADK, encoded by the exons ATGGACTTCCTCAACAAAGTCACCGGCGGAAACAACGCCTCCCAACCCGCCGAccactccaacaaccccaccaccaccaaccccaccgaccagtcttcctcctcgagcgGCGGCCTAATGGACAAGTTTAACAGcctcgccggcggcggcaaggagtcggagaagaaggaggatccTCTCGATAAGG gAGTCGACCTCTTCCAGCAACACGTCCTCGGACAGGGCGATCAGTCCAACGAGAGCGCCATCGAGCAGGCTAAGGATGAGCAGATCAGTGATTTCATTCGGGACCAGTACAAGAAGAATACGGGCAAGGATTTTCCTGTGGCTGATAAATAG
- a CDS encoding hypothetical protein (EggNog:ENOG503NUA9; COG:S) yields the protein MTLIEHDTQRVEVDQDFDKFAQSQEAATSSTTSLHSSLVNYEWKHGRRYHSYQAGSYSFPNDEREQERLDLVHHAFWCTLNHRLFLAPINPDDGLRILDIGTGTGLWAIHLGEDHPGAKEIIGNDLSPIQPRWVPPNVQFIVDDVELDWVHAGVNVEPYDYIHCRYMAGGIRDWPRLVKQMYDNVKPGGWVEFQESANTLYSQDGTLSKDNAMVRMMEGLILACDKIGRTLDPAPQMEKWVKDAGFINVEVQKFRLPIGSWPRDARLKEVGTLMAVNFIEGVEAFTASLFRDVLGWSQDEVSALNAEVRASAKRGNAHAIFDFLVITGQKPE from the coding sequence ATGACCCTCATCGAACACGACACCCAGCGCGTCGAAGTCGACCAAGACTTTGACAAGTTCGCCCAGAGCCAAGAAGCAGCCACctcgtccaccacctccctccacagCAGCCTCGTCAACTACGAGTGGAAACATGGCCGCCGCTACCACTCCTACCAAGCCGGGAGCTACTCCTTCCCCAACGACGAGCGCGAGCAGGAGCGTCTCGACCTGGTCCACCACGCCTTCTGGTGCACGCTCAACCACCGCTTGTTCCTCGCGCCCATCAACCCCGACGACGGGCTCCGCATCCTCGACATCGGTACCGGAACTGGACTCTGGGCCATCCACCTTGGGGAGGATCACCCTGGCGCAAAGGAGATCATCGGCAACGACCTCAGCCCCATCCAGCCGAGGTGGGTGCCGCCCAATGTGCAGTTCATCGTCGACGATGTCGAGCTCGACTGGGTGCATGCCGGCGTGAACGTCGAGCCGTATGATTACATCCACTGTCGGTACATGGCGGGCGGTATCAGGGACTGGCCGAGGCTGGTGAAGCAGATGTATGACAATGTCAAGccgggtgggtgggttgagTTTCAGGAGTCGGCCAACACGCTGTACTCTCAGGATGGTACCCTGAGCAAGGACAATGCCATGGTTCGCATGATGGAGGGCTTGATCTTGGCGTGCGACAAGATTGGGCGGACGTTGGATCCGGCGCCGCAGATGGAGAAGTGGGTGAAGGATGCTGGGTTCATCAATGTCGAAGTGCAGAAGTTTAGGCTGCCGATTGGTAGCTGGCCGAGAGATgcgaggttgaaggaggtgggAACGTTGATGGCGGTCAATTTCATCGAGGGTGTCGAGGCGTTCACGGCGTCGCTGTTTAGGGATGTGCTGGGGTGGTCGCAGGACGAGGTGTCGGCGTTGAATGCCGAGGTGAGGGCTTCGGCGAAGAGGGGGAATGCGCACGCCATTTTTGATTTCTTGGTTATCACTGGGCAGAAGCCAGAGTAG
- the JEN1 gene encoding Carboxylic acid transporter (EggNog:ENOG503NXDP; COG:E; COG:G; COG:P) translates to MTTPTLNYLTTRLPSLLPKSTHLSDIPNPFRLLASLDRQNWAFFSVAFFAWTWDAFDFFTVSLTLPDLAKSFGRSRTEITWGITLVLMFRTVGAVAFGVVGDRYGRRWGFVVNNGLFVVLELATGFCQTYSQFLACRALFGIAMGGLYGNAAATALEDLPPIARGLMSGLLQQGYAFGYLLSTAFSRALVDSTPYGWRPLFWFGACPPVLIIGLRLLLPETRTYQKLKMERELKHQQQQDEEEGSGQEGGTGMRKKGVTHVFWEQGKQVMRKEWLLLTYMVLLMAGFNFMSHGSQDLYPVLLDTQFLFSRDQGTIIQVIANVGAMFGGTTVGFMSQFAGRRLSILVMCVLGGAMLYPYTATDVANQGWGRIAAAAFWEQFAVQGAWGVIPAHLMELSPAKFRTFVVGTSYQLGNLVSSASSTIESTIGERFPLPPETTPDGTVVGQRCEYGKVICIFMGCVYAYVVVLTLLGPECLGRRFDRRDSEALEDTGVVFEEDHEQGFEIFQGAQGEREKRDRKGEEAV, encoded by the exons atgaccacccccaccctcaactacctcaccacccgcctcccaagcctcctcccaaaatcaacccacctctccgACATCCCCAACCCATTCCGTCTATTAGCCTCCCTCGACAGACAGAACTGGGCTTTTTTCTCGGTGGCGTTCTTTGCTTGG ACATGGGACGCCTTCGACTTTTTTACTGTTTCTCTCACCCTTCCCGACCTTGCCAAGTCTTTTGGTCGGTCACGAACGGAGATAACGTGGGGGATTACACTGGTACTGATGTTCAGGACGGTGGGGGCGGTGGCgtttggggttgtgggagaTCGGtatgggaggaggtgggggtttgtGGTTAATAatgggttgtttgttgttttggagttg GCAACCGGCTTTTGCCAAACCTACTCCCAATTCCTCGCCTGCCGCGCCCTTTTTGGGATAGCAATGGGCGGCCTATATGGCAATGCAGCTGCCACCGCCCTTGAAGATCTCCCACCGATCGCCCGCGGGTTGATGTCTGGTCTTCTCCAGCAAGGCTACGCTTTTGGCTatctcctctccaccgccttctccCGCGCCTTGGTTGACTCCACTCCCTATGGTTGGCGCCCATTATTCTGGTTTGGAGCTTGTCCTCCTGTTCTCATTATTggtttgaggttgttgctgccagaGACGAGAACATACCAAAAGTTAAAGATGGAGCGAGAGCTcaaacaccagcagcagcaagatgaggaggagggttccGGCCAGGAGGGGGGAACTGGAATGcgcaaaaagggggtgacGCATGTGTTTTGGGAGCAGGGGAAGCAAGTCATGAGAAAGGAATGGTTGTTGCTCACGTAcatggtgttgctgatggcagGGTTCAACTTTATGAGTCATGGCTCGCAGGACTTGTATCCTGTGCTGCTTGACACGCAGTTTTTGTTTTCGAGGGATCAGGGGACGATTATTCAGGTTATTGCCAATGTCGGGGCTATGTTTGGGGGTACGACGGTTGGGTTTATGAGTCAGTTTGCGGGCAGGAGACTGAGTATCTTGGTGATGTGTGTTTTGGGAGGCGCGATGTTGTATCCGTATACTGCGACTGATGTCGCCAATcagggatgggggaggattgCTGCGGCGGCGTTTTGGGAGCAGTTTGCTGTTCAGGGGGCTTGGGGGGTCATACCCGCTCATTTGATGGAGTTGTCTCCTGCGAAATTCCGgacttttgttgttggcACGTCGTATCAGCTGGGTAATCTGGTTAGCTCGGCGTCGAGCACGATTGAGAGCACGATTGGGGAGAGGTTTCCACTGCCTCCGGAGACGACACCCGACGGGACAGTGGTTGGACAGAGATGCGAGTATGGGAAGGTCATCTGCATCTTCATGGGTTGCGTCTATGCGTatgtggtggtgctgacgCTGCTGGGGCCGGAATGTCTTGGCAGGAGGTTTGACCGGCGTGATAGTGAGGCTTTGGAGGACACTGGGGTAGTATTTGAGGAGGATCACGAACAAGGTTTTGAGATCTTTCAAGGTGCACAGGGAGAAAGGGAGAAACGTGATCGGAAGGGTGAAGAGGCGGTATGA